The Synergistaceae bacterium DNA window TTTGTACGACAACCTCATTGATTTCACCGGACTTCCGCGCCTGCGACAGATCGACCCGCCGGATCATCGTCTGATTCTGGCGCAGGTGGTGGAGCAATTTCTGAAGGAAGACCCCGAACCGGCCAAACGCTGGCCCGGCCTGAAACGTCCCGGTTTCATCGACGTTCTCTCGGACGACATCCGCGAGCTGATCAACGAGGACATCTCCGTGGAACAGGTGGAGGCCGCGGCTCGGGACGACGCCCCGATCTCACGGGTGCTGCCCGCCCTTTACGGAAATTATCTCGAATATCTCCGTCAGAACCGGCTCATGGACAGCGCCCAGATTCCCCAAAAGGCGCGGGAGCTTCTGGAGCTCTGCGGAGAGGACTGGGGGCGGTCGCAGGTTTTCGTGTTCGTCGGCTTCCTGTCCTTCACCCACGCCCAGCTCGCTCTGGTTCGGCGCATCGACGCCGTCTGTCGGGAGGTAACGCTGTTCAAGCCCGAAACGGGGCTTCGGGATTTTCAGGACGCCTCCATACAATTCGAGAGTCAGTTCGAGAGGCTGTCCCCCCTCCAACCCTTTTCCACGTCTCCCCCTTCAGGCAAAATCGCCTTTCTGAGCACCCTGGATTTTTCTCTTGAGCCGGAGGCCGTCGCCCGTTCTCTGGCTCTCTGGCGAGGGGGAGAGGGTTTTCTGGCAGAGACGCAAACTCCCTTTCCAGGCTTCGGAGCCATAGCCATCATGACTCCGGAACAGCGGGGGCCGGAGGTGGAATCGGCGCTGCGGCGCTATCGCATCCCCTTCACTCTGGCTCAGGGACGCAGTATGAGCGACGTTCTTCCGGGGACGCTTCTCACTCCGATATGGACGGCCTGGGTTCAGGGGCTGGACTCCTGGGAGACGGCTCTGATTCTTGCGCATCCCTGTCTGGCAGGCGCCGGATTTCCCTTGGACGACGCCGCCTCAGACGGACCACGTGGGGTAAAGGGATGGGAAAGCTGGCTGGAATACCGGATAAACGCCTCAAAAGGCGTGGCCCGGAAAAATGCCCGACAGGCCCTGAAGGCCTTCAAGGCCCTGGTGAAATTCTGCCGCGCGCTGGAAAAAGGCGCCGCGCCGGAGGGGATTTTCGCGGCGCTTCACGCTTTTTTGACGACGCCGGGCCTCTGGCTGAAGGCCGCGACCTCCGCAGGGACGTTCGACGACCCCGACCTGGACGAAGACCTGAGAGAGCTCGCCGCATCTCTGGCGGAGGTCGAAGCCAAACGTCTCGCCCTGCACGAACTTCAGCCCGACCTTGGGCCGGCGGGCAAAGTGACCCTGAAGGGAACGGAGGCCGTCGATTTTCTGAAAAACTGGTGCTCGGAATCACGGGTACAGCCGGGTCCCGGAATCGGAGGCTCTGTCGCACTCCACTTCGGGCCGCCTCCAACTCTGGCCTCATATCCCGTGTGGATCATGACCGATGTCACTCAGAAGCACTGGCCCGGCACACAGCCCTCCTCTCCCCTGCTGGACGCGGAAGAGCGGGAACGGATGCGGGCCGCCTCCGCGTGGCTTCCCTCCGCTCACGACCGGCGGGCGCAGAGAGAAGCCCTCTTTCGAAGGCTGCTCTGGACGGGAGAGACTCTCACGATCGCATCCTGCTCCGAGACGGATCAGGACAAACGCCCCGCAGGAAAAACCCAGCTGCTGGAGACATTTCTCACGGATATGAAAACATGGGATTTGATGGAAGCGCCGCCTCTTGGAATCGGCGAACTGGCCCCCTCTCCCGGGAAGCCCTGTTTTCCCGCCATCGAGGCCCCCTTCTCAAAAACCGTCGAACGAGGAAAGCCCGCCGTTCGCTCCGAGGCCGGAAGCCCCCGCCTGTCCGTCAGCGATCTTCATGAACTGCTGGACTGCCCCTTCCGCTGGTGGCTCCGGCGCGCCGCGAGGCTGAACGAACGCCGGACGGCCTTTTCGGACAGCGCCGAGGCCGGAACGCTGACCCACA harbors:
- a CDS encoding PD-(D/E)XK nuclease family protein, with product MRIVPYYRMSDLDVALREALREETRFIVPSRRDRDWWRTRTASKEFGLSEERRGILWNWGDLYDNLIDFTGLPRLRQIDPPDHRLILAQVVEQFLKEDPEPAKRWPGLKRPGFIDVLSDDIRELINEDISVEQVEAAARDDAPISRVLPALYGNYLEYLRQNRLMDSAQIPQKARELLELCGEDWGRSQVFVFVGFLSFTHAQLALVRRIDAVCREVTLFKPETGLRDFQDASIQFESQFERLSPLQPFSTSPPSGKIAFLSTLDFSLEPEAVARSLALWRGGEGFLAETQTPFPGFGAIAIMTPEQRGPEVESALRRYRIPFTLAQGRSMSDVLPGTLLTPIWTAWVQGLDSWETALILAHPCLAGAGFPLDDAASDGPRGVKGWESWLEYRINASKGVARKNARQALKAFKALVKFCRALEKGAAPEGIFAALHAFLTTPGLWLKAATSAGTFDDPDLDEDLRELAASLAEVEAKRLALHELQPDLGPAGKVTLKGTEAVDFLKNWCSESRVQPGPGIGGSVALHFGPPPTLASYPVWIMTDVTQKHWPGTQPSSPLLDAEERERMRAASAWLPSAHDRRAQREALFRRLLWTGETLTIASCSETDQDKRPAGKTQLLETFLTDMKTWDLMEAPPLGIGELAPSPGKPCFPAIEAPFSKTVERGKPAVRSEAGSPRLSVSDLHELLDCPFRWWLRRAARLNERRTAFSDSAEAGTLTHRLWQNIWRRRGEEADASPSLPVLAAEEWRKALELHEDYAGFTRFLSDRRLKRTLKNLEFYMARLAQTQQDILDRLEASGIRHKILYMEEELSLSAQIDGAVFSGRCDRVEMLDEGQIVILDYKLGKGGTYEKSLPRLTERPWLPPELLEGREAFRFGLQLSAYALMYGRQFPDHRMAGVGFLGHKDGALAGTFATQSLADCYLPRAKPVSPEERIAEAETALRCAAAILREGRYEPFFDAESCSYCDMKGICRKSELRGESQGETSSEMESEDEPETEERNERTEN